The Streptomyces kanamyceticus genome window below encodes:
- a CDS encoding DMT family transporter, which produces MTVLDRTPVNTAKSGSEAADARPVGVGRPLGVGLALAALATVVWSGSFVTSRALHDTVPPVQHAFWRWIIAIAAVAPFAVWETWRQRALLRRHIRFLLLASLLGVTVYNTLVNQAGMTTTAGNMGMIMAASPVLMAVYERVGGTRLGARRVTGMLVACAGVLLLVSEGSLDMDFAVGDLWVIAGAFSFGSYSALLKRRPAEIGGLPFLFSTFVLGALMLLPVFVASYVLQGGFEPTVGTVSPLLYVGVVSSAIAFFAWNKAISIIGAARAGVVYYLQPVCVALLSFALLGEAMGWLQVLCMGLILGGVVLGSAAGSHSVRVRDRG; this is translated from the coding sequence GTGACCGTCCTGGACCGGACCCCCGTCAACACCGCGAAGAGCGGCAGCGAGGCCGCCGACGCCCGCCCTGTAGGTGTCGGCCGCCCCCTCGGCGTGGGCCTCGCGCTCGCCGCCCTCGCCACCGTCGTCTGGTCGGGCAGCTTCGTCACATCGCGCGCCCTGCACGACACCGTGCCGCCCGTCCAGCACGCGTTCTGGCGCTGGATCATCGCGATCGCGGCGGTGGCGCCGTTCGCGGTGTGGGAGACCTGGCGGCAGCGGGCGCTGCTGCGGCGGCACATCCGGTTCCTGCTGCTCGCCTCCCTGTTGGGCGTCACGGTCTACAACACCCTCGTGAACCAGGCGGGCATGACGACCACCGCGGGCAACATGGGCATGATCATGGCCGCGTCGCCCGTCCTGATGGCCGTCTACGAACGTGTCGGCGGCACCAGGCTCGGCGCCCGCCGCGTCACCGGCATGCTGGTCGCCTGCGCCGGGGTGCTGCTCCTGGTCAGCGAGGGCTCCCTCGACATGGACTTCGCGGTCGGCGATCTGTGGGTGATCGCGGGCGCGTTCTCCTTCGGTTCCTACAGCGCGCTCCTCAAGCGCAGGCCCGCGGAGATCGGCGGACTGCCCTTCCTCTTCTCGACGTTCGTGCTCGGCGCGCTGATGCTGCTTCCGGTGTTCGTCGCCAGCTATGTGCTGCAGGGCGGCTTCGAGCCGACGGTCGGTACGGTGTCGCCGCTCCTGTACGTCGGGGTGGTCTCCTCGGCGATCGCCTTCTTCGCCTGGAACAAGGCCATCTCGATCATCGGCGCGGCCCGCGCCGGAGTCGTCTACTACCTCCAGCCGGTCTGCGTCGCCCTGCTCTCCTTCGCGCTCCTCGGCGAGGCGATGGGCTGGCTGCAGGTGCTGTGCATGGGGCTGATCCTGGGCGGCGTCGTCCTCGGCTCGGCCGCGGGGTCCCACTCCGTACGCGTCCGGGACCGCGGCTGA
- a CDS encoding LysR family transcriptional regulator encodes MSEWDIKKLQILRTLSERGTVTATAGALQMTPSAVSQQLSNLAKQLGVPLLEAHGRRVRLTDAAHLVLRHAEAVFAQLERADAELAAYVHGEAGEVRVGAFSTAVPALVVPAVRALREAAPGISVRVRETEAAEAYELLAAGEVDIALSLAAQAPAAGDADTRFTRESLLADPLDVALPGEHPLASSAAPRLADLAGEPWIFGGSGPWSEITRAACEGAGFTPEQAHSASGWTAILAMVEAGMGVALVPRMAAVSRDGVVMRDLGADRPRRHVIAAVRRGAAGGAAVSRVLTSLREAVPTRVG; translated from the coding sequence ATGAGCGAGTGGGACATCAAGAAGCTGCAGATCCTGCGGACGTTGAGCGAGCGGGGCACGGTCACGGCGACCGCGGGCGCCCTCCAGATGACGCCGTCGGCCGTGTCCCAGCAGCTGTCCAACCTCGCCAAGCAGCTCGGCGTACCGCTCCTGGAGGCGCACGGGCGCCGCGTCAGGCTCACCGACGCGGCGCATCTCGTGCTGCGGCACGCGGAGGCGGTCTTCGCCCAACTGGAGCGGGCCGACGCGGAGTTGGCGGCGTATGTGCACGGGGAGGCGGGGGAGGTGCGGGTCGGGGCGTTCTCCACCGCGGTGCCCGCGCTCGTCGTCCCCGCGGTGCGGGCCCTGCGGGAGGCCGCGCCGGGGATTTCCGTACGGGTACGGGAGACGGAGGCGGCGGAGGCGTACGAGCTGCTCGCGGCGGGTGAGGTGGACATCGCGCTCTCCCTCGCGGCGCAGGCGCCCGCCGCGGGCGACGCGGACACGCGCTTCACCCGGGAGTCGCTCCTCGCCGACCCGCTGGACGTGGCGCTTCCCGGGGAGCATCCGCTGGCGTCGTCCGCCGCGCCCCGGCTCGCCGATCTCGCGGGCGAGCCGTGGATCTTCGGCGGGAGCGGGCCCTGGTCGGAGATCACCAGGGCGGCGTGCGAGGGCGCGGGCTTCACGCCGGAGCAGGCGCATTCCGCCTCCGGCTGGACGGCGATCCTCGCGATGGTGGAGGCGGGGATGGGGGTCGCGCTCGTGCCGCGCATGGCAGCGGTGAGCCGGGACGGTGTCGTGATGCGGGACCTCGGTGCCGATCGGCCTCGCCGCCATGTGATCGCGGCGGTGCGTCGCGGGGCGGCGGGTGGGGCGGCGGTCTCCCGCGTCCTGACCTCCCTCCGGGAGGCGGTTCCCACGCGGGTGGGGTAG